The Gemmatimonadota bacterium genome contains a region encoding:
- a CDS encoding GTPase domain-containing protein — MMIRKICVVGDPGVGKTRLVEAWRGNDATGAASPAVGVSVHRKVVRTRGSEVSLVVLDLSGRLTRAAYPPDFLRGCAGYVLVLDTSGPVSLEQAQWLRARVEAGIGPAPSVVAANKADLGFDPGVGWADLAALAGGEEWLLRTSAVTGEGVDALFERLAQRLLQPAPPLVRRA; from the coding sequence ATGATGATCCGGAAGATCTGCGTGGTGGGCGACCCCGGGGTCGGCAAGACCCGGCTGGTCGAGGCCTGGCGTGGAAACGACGCCACCGGCGCGGCCTCGCCCGCGGTGGGCGTCAGCGTGCATCGCAAGGTGGTCCGTACGCGCGGCAGCGAGGTCAGCCTCGTGGTGCTCGATCTGTCGGGCCGCCTGACCCGCGCCGCCTACCCTCCCGATTTCCTGCGAGGCTGCGCCGGCTATGTGCTCGTGCTGGACACGAGCGGCCCCGTCTCGCTCGAGCAGGCCCAGTGGCTGCGCGCGCGGGTCGAAGCGGGGATCGGGCCGGCTCCCTCGGTCGTGGCGGCCAACAAAGCGGACCTCGGGTTCGATCCCGGCGTCGGCTGGGCCGACCTGGCGGCGCTCGCCGGTGGCGAGGAGTGGCTGCTGCGGACCAGCGCCGTCACGGGCGAGGGCGTGGATGCCCTCTTCGAGCGCCTCGCGCAGCGGCTGCTCCAGCCCGCTCCACCCCTGGTGCGACGGGCCTGA
- a CDS encoding RNA polymerase sigma factor — translation MDLDDHELLQRTAAGQADAFDAFVSRHADPVYRYLRVHTATEADAEDALQESFLAAWRHADGFRGGASARAWLLTIARHAAHRIYRRRQGEPAAFEDIDSLESLGLRAGWGQPDGDGADDQDRVRRAFERLAPEDREVLTLRDLDGLSGDETAAVLEVSLAAMKSRLHRARLRLTAVLREMGDD, via the coding sequence TTGGACCTGGACGATCACGAGCTGCTGCAGCGGACGGCTGCGGGGCAAGCGGACGCCTTCGATGCGTTCGTGTCCCGTCACGCCGATCCCGTCTACCGGTACCTGCGCGTGCACACGGCGACGGAGGCGGATGCGGAGGACGCGCTCCAGGAGTCGTTCCTGGCCGCGTGGCGGCACGCGGACGGATTCCGGGGCGGAGCCTCGGCGCGGGCCTGGCTCCTCACCATCGCCCGCCACGCGGCTCACCGGATCTATCGACGCCGGCAGGGCGAGCCCGCCGCGTTCGAGGACATCGACTCGCTCGAGTCCCTGGGACTCCGGGCCGGATGGGGACAGCCGGACGGGGACGGAGCGGACGATCAGGACCGGGTGCGCCGCGCGTTCGAGCGGCTGGCGCCCGAGGATCGGGAGGTGTTGACCCTGCGGGACCTGGACGGGCTCTCCGGGGACGAGACGGCAGCCGTGCTGGAGGTGAGCCTCGCTGCCATGAAGAGCCGGCTGCACCGGGCGCGTCTGCGCCTGACGGCCGTGCTACGGGAGATGGGCGATGACTGA
- a CDS encoding zf-HC2 domain-containing protein translates to MTDRHPDADLDREVGGLRCRDVLAGLSDYLDGDLPGDVRARVDAHLAGCSNCERFGGRVGAIVGTLRSGRVRPLLTESQRASLVRGLRAAGALP, encoded by the coding sequence ATGACTGATCGACACCCCGACGCGGACCTGGACCGCGAGGTGGGCGGCCTGCGCTGCCGCGATGTGCTGGCCGGTCTCTCCGACTACCTGGACGGGGACCTGCCGGGCGACGTGCGCGCCCGGGTGGATGCGCACCTGGCCGGGTGCAGCAACTGCGAACGCTTCGGGGGCCGTGTGGGGGCGATTGTCGGCACCCTGCGGAGCGGGCGCGTGCGGCCCCTGCTGACGGAGTCGCAGCGGGCCTCGCTCGTGCGCGGCCTACGCGCGGCGGGCGCGCTGCCCTGA